A section of the Thermodesulfobacteriota bacterium genome encodes:
- the fmt gene encoding methionyl-tRNA formyltransferase produces MKICFFGSSVFSVPSLVALKDRVVLVVTKKAKPKGRGYGLDDNEVKKCAKSLNLGVLEISSFTEPDLETIRKIEPDLFVVVSFGLILPESVLKIPKIGAINVHPSLLPKYRGPSPIQAALLNGDKETGITIIRMSKRMDAGNVLLQKSFEIREDDDSISLSERLSREAADILFGFVNEVEKKGLEEGIAQDEKLATYTKMIKKEMARIDWNQDATQIVNAVRAYAGWPVSHTYLDGKLLKIHKARVYDLFTSEKPGKILFFNKNGIVCACGSGSVLLTEVQQESRRRMSAHDFAIGAKDIVGKIFT; encoded by the coding sequence ATGAAGATCTGTTTTTTCGGTTCTTCTGTCTTTTCCGTTCCTTCCCTTGTCGCTCTAAAGGACAGGGTCGTTTTGGTGGTAACAAAGAAAGCAAAACCAAAAGGAAGGGGTTATGGACTTGACGACAATGAGGTTAAAAAGTGCGCAAAGTCGTTGAACTTGGGAGTTTTGGAAATCTCTTCTTTTACTGAGCCAGATTTGGAAACGATAAGAAAAATAGAACCCGATCTTTTTGTGGTTGTCTCATTTGGGTTGATTTTGCCAGAATCCGTCCTCAAGATCCCAAAAATTGGCGCCATAAATGTACACCCGTCCTTGCTACCAAAATACAGGGGACCCTCACCTATTCAGGCAGCTCTTCTAAACGGAGACAAGGAAACTGGAATTACGATAATAAGGATGAGCAAGAGGATGGATGCGGGAAACGTACTTTTGCAGAAAAGTTTCGAAATAAGGGAAGACGACGACTCAATCTCTTTAAGTGAGAGACTTTCTCGTGAGGCAGCGGACATCCTTTTTGGATTTGTTAACGAAGTAGAAAAAAAAGGGCTGGAAGAAGGAATCGCGCAAGACGAAAAGTTAGCGACGTACACAAAAATGATAAAAAAAGAGATGGCTAGGATCGACTGGAATCAGGATGCGACCCAGATCGTAAACGCCGTCAGAGCTTATGCAGGTTGGCCTGTCTCTCACACCTATCTTGATGGAAAGTTGCTCAAGATTCATAAAGCTAGAGTTTACGATCTTTTCACATCCGAAAAACCAGGAAAGATTCTTTTTTTTAACAAGAACGGGATCGTTTGCGCATGTGGCTCTGGATCCGTACTTTTAACTGAAGTTCAGCAAGAAAGTAGAAGGCGGATGAGCGCGCATGATTTTGCGATAGGAGCAAAAGACATAGTCGGAAAAATTTTCACGTAA